The genomic stretch AGGTCGATGTCGTGCCCGTACTTAGCTTGCCAGTCCCGGCGCAAGCGCCGCGCAATGGTTCCCAGAATGCAGCTGGCCAGATGCGGCACCACCACCCAAGGCAAGATGAGAAATCGGCTGTTATTAACGACGCGATGGAGCTGGCGTCCGCGTTGCTCGAGGGTCCAGCCGATGAACTCATCGCGAGCCTGGCACTTCCAAGCAGCCGCACCGAAGACCATGCACGCCAGCAAACGACCGTTGGAATCGCGCACCGCGTATTGCAGGTTCTGTCCCACGGGTCCGGCGTATCCCAAATAGTGATGCAATTGCAAATAGGCGGCCAGCTCCGAGCGCAACGCCGGATCCCGGCTGACTTCCGTCACGATCAGCGTACCCAGTTCTGCCAGGGCGCACTGAATCGGCGCTTCCTCCGGACTCGGAACGGGTGCGGGTTGCCGACGCATTCGGTTGGGAGGAATCTGGCGGCGTTCGGGCAGTTGAATCAGGCCCCGATCGTGCAGTTTAACCAGCAATGTTCGGCTGGCCATGTCCTTCCATTGTCCCGCGCCGTTGCGCCAATCCCATTGTTCGCACAACGCCAGCGACAACTTTCGCCGGCTCCATCCGGGATGGCTGGAGATCATCTGTCGAATCTGTTCCAGGTGAGCCCGACTGAGCGTGCGGCCCTGCACCGTCAAGT from Verrucomicrobiia bacterium encodes the following:
- a CDS encoding Druantia anti-phage system protein DruA, whose product is MNLTVQGRTLSRAHLEQIRQMISSHPGWSRRKLSLALCEQWDWRNGAGQWKDMASRTLLVKLHDRGLIQLPERRQIPPNRMRRQPAPVPSPEEAPIQCALAELGTLIVTEVSRDPALRSELAAYLQLHHYLGYAGPVGQNLQYAVRDSNGRLLACMVFGAAAWKCQARDEFIGWTLEQRGRQLHRVVNNSRFLILPWVVVPHLASCILGTIARRLRRDWQAKYGHDIDLLETFVEQGRFQGTAYRAANWIKAGQTTGRTRQDQHRQIQVPRKDVYLYPLHLKFRARLCA